In Scylla paramamosain isolate STU-SP2022 chromosome 16, ASM3559412v1, whole genome shotgun sequence, the genomic window CTTCCTCTGTATCTTATTTGTACATAAGACAAAGCATGATGTGATCTCTTGTCTCAGCTGCCATGCCTTCAAGTTGGGATGTCAACCTGGTTTATAGATACACATAGTGCTGTAGACAGTTTCTTGGGAACGTGTATGAATAACCTTGATGTTCACTGAAGTATCTTTCCAAGCATATGTTGTGTCTGTAAACTCCCTTAAAGGAGAAAGTTACCTCCCATGTGTGTAAACTTGCTGAACTTTATAAATTAACTGGTGTATGTTAATGAATTTAATAACATATGCAAACTTTGGCAGGCACATAAGTAGCATGTGTAAACTTTGGCCATCACATGGCAAGGCTAATAATATATACTTAAGTAAATCCTCTCTTATTTGAACTTACATATATAATTAGGACTTTGCATAATTTGATGTTTGAGGTTCAgcttgaatttttcttttaactttccaTGATTTGAATGGAGGTTTGaattttctgtgattttactgtattttattcTATACAAATAAGGAAATGTGCTCCATTTCTCTGATTTTGCGTGGtttagaaatatttatttcaccACTTTGGTCACAAGAAAATCAGTAATTAGTTTTAcatcaaataaaaatagattTCAAAACATGATTGGGTAATTAAGTAATTATGGGGAATTTAAATTCAGAATAaagtttttgtttacttataatTTATATTGACAGCAATTATGAAAGCACATGTAGAATAAAACATGTTCTCATATATAAACTACTGGATATAATGGCACATTTAGATTTGACATAAAGAGCAATATAGAGTAGAAAAGAAGGGATTCTTATGAATATGGTGCATCTTGACCACCTCCCTCCCTAGGGGCTCTTCCTCCTGCACCAAGACAGTCAAGACACAAGGGGCTTAAGATAACCATTGGATACAACTTTTGCCTAATTCTACCAAGGTTTCCACTTTGTTAGTTTGAATTAGTGAGGGTTTCCTGTGCATCCTTAAACTTTGGAGTTCTCTTCTTTGTGCCATTGGTGTGCCTTTGTAGCATCAGTTAGCAGCAGTACTAACTGCTGCTAACTGATGAGGCTGTTGAACAACATGTGTAGACTGTGCATTTGCTAATTGCAATtgttttttacatgtatttgtATACTGATGTATTTCCTAAAAACTAATTAAATTTTCTCCTTAGCTTAGTAATCGGGCAAAGAAAAGTATAGATGAAAAACAACGATTAATTGAAGCAATGCAGTCAGGCGTGTCTCCCATCGGCCAGAAGCTGTTCCTTCACATTCGTAAAACGTAAGTTTTTTGTCATAGACTTGTAGACATTTTATGTTTTCTCGAAGGTTGATGTGCATAtaatcctgatttttttttttatgaattaatatttacttttataaATCATCTGCCATTTTAAAATTGGTACACCTGTTACAGGATGGAAGAAGTCAAGTGGGCTGGAGTGAGCATTTTGGTTATGGGTCAGGTGATCATCTCTCCCCCATACCAGATTGAGAATgtcaaggagcagaaggaaggcaaggaatcCAACTCAAAGACTCTTCCTTACGTCAAGAAACTTGTACGTATTGTGTGTCAGTTTTATTGCTAAATTATGTAGCTTTCATGTTGCAGTACTTGGCTGAATATACGTACCCCATACCAGTACCAGTACCAGTGggaatttcattttttattacttGTAATCATCATTTTGAATGTCTCCATATATGCCTGTGCATCTGTCTTGTTCATCCATGGTGCCTTGCCAGGCTGCAATATAGTCATATCTCACAACTATAAATTCCTTcatgaatgaaataataataagaaaggcaGGTTTTGTGTGTAGCTTTTGATAAGAGCCATACGTTTGACAAGATTGTTTTAATATTGCCATCTTGTTCTAAATTATGTTTTTAATATTGCACATTGCCATCTTTTCTTAAGTTCTTTCTGTATTCATGTCCACCTGTCCATATAACAGGCTGACATGGCTGAGacttaataaacacacacacacacacctaaatgaATTATAGAACTTACTATGGTTAACTCATGCCCTTTTAGTTTCCACCCTCTTAACCTTTAGGATGAACGTCTTCCTTCCATTGGGAGTGCTATGCCTATTCTGTTGTAACATGATGAGTTGTGCTTTTGCTCCTGTGAGTATCTGGAGACATTTCATCATGCAATTAACACTACAGAATGTAACATCCATTTCGATAATACACCTAGTTTTTTGAGCATTTTTATTACCTGCAGAACTGATGAGGTTTGGATAGTTGGTAGCTTCAATTTCAGTcttaccaaaaatgtatctGTAGGTTTAGGACTTGCCAGGCTATTACAGCAATCTTTATTTAAATTTGGCAGATGACAAGGTCTACAAACTACAGTGATGGAAAGTGTATCCCCTTCCTGGATGTTGTATAGATTAAACTATAGTTTTTTGCCGGCTTCAGGGGTTAAAAAGAGTCTTCTTTGTGGCACATTAAGGTTAAACCCAAAAACTTACAAAGGCTTGATACTTTTAGTAAAAGGCCTTGACTGGCTGTGGTTtttaaacatactgtgggggacattctgtgtgtctgtggagagagagagagagagagagagagagagagagagagagagagagaggctgtggtTTTTAAACATACCGTGGGGGGACATTCTGTGGgtctatggagagagagagagagagagagagagagagagcatttttgtttttatgcttgtAAGCTCTTTCGGTTGCCACCTCTTTctgcagaggtgtgtgtgtgtgtgtgcgtgtgtgtgtgtgaactagcAATTGTAAGAAGCTAAGATGTCCTTGTACGGATGGGATGGCTTCTTGGAACATTGCCATTACAGTACTATTCcaatataataataagaaaggtaATTGTTTTATAATGTGTATGTACATCACTTAGCAGGCAGTGACTCTGTTTTGTCTTCACTTGGTGGACAGTGACTTTTGTCAACACTTGGGGGGCAGTGACTGTTTTGTCTCCACTTGGGGGCAGTGACTGTTTTGTCTTCACTTGGCGGGCAGTGACTCTGTTTTGTCTTCACTTGGGGGGCAGTGACTGTTTTGTCTTCACTTGGGGGGCAGTGACTGTTTTGTCTTCACTTGGCGGGCAGTGACTGTTTTGTCTTCACTCGGTGGGTAGTAAACTCTGTTTTGTCTTCACTTGGTGGGCAGTGACTCTGTTTTGTCTTCAACACAATATGAAATGAATTGGTGCCCCTGTATAATGATCTAATTTAAGTAGACACACATGAAGCAACAGACTGTAATTTAAATAGACACATGAAGCAACAGACTTTTTGCAGTTAACCAAATTATTAATTGCAGTACCATTAAATTACAAGGACTCCAAACCTAGCCAGGGATCATAAACCTTTGCTTCAAAAACTTTCTTACTTTCACAATTACCTCACTGCTAATGAGTATGTCCGTGTCATCAGGTCAGATgcctttttagcttgttagctTACTCTCTCAACAAGACTTCATATACAACCCACTAGAGCTTGAAGGTTCCAGGATCAGCCATACCTCTAAAGCTGGAGTATTCTCTTCTTGGTCACTGCCATTCTGAAAGTATTACAAAACAAATTTCTCAGTTCAGCAAGAAAGTCTAGTTTCAGTGGAGAATGTTAGCTCAGTATGCAGACATATCTAGAAAGTAATCACATGTTAATGTTCTTCAAGTATAACCATAACCCTAAAGATCTGGATGGTTAGGCAGAATTAAGGAAAGgttatattttcctctcctggTCTTTCTGAAGATATCTGCATACACATGTGCCCTCCCcactctttatctcttccttccatttactTGGGACAAGGTGCATTGGGGGAGGGGAAAGTAGATTTAGTGTGGGGAATGAGGTTACAGAAAAGTCTTAATGCACACCTAGGAACTTATGATCCACATAAGAAATATGTATGTAGTACTGTCACAAGTTGTTAATACATttatagtagtagcaatatgaGAAGTGAAAAGGAcaatggaagaaataaaaatacttcCAGTGTTGTTCCATGTATTCTAAGTTTTACCTTTACACATGTAGCACATGCTTTGCTACAGATATGGATGTGACATTCATATGTGCTTATATAAAGCTTCTAATTAagtaattttctcatttattgTTATATGTGCATTATCAATTTCAGGTGGACAAATTTCATCAGGATCAACAGAGCCTGTCCCTTAATAATGGAACAAGTGCAACTCCTGTTGTAGCTGAGGTGCAGCCAGTATCACAGTAAAGAAGTTAGACAACCAAGGCATGTACAACACCATGGTGGGGAGAAGGGGCCCTCTCCCAGGTGAATGTGCTCTATATTTTAATAAGTATATAGTGCAGGCCACTTATgaaggtcatgtgtgtgtgagcaaaTCACTGTGTGACTGGTGGTCATGACATGTCAAGAGTGAAAGTTGAATATGTGcaatttagtttctttttcaCCTGAAGTTCAGTTTCctatactttattatttttttcttttgaaccACAAAGATTTTCTTTCAGGCTTTATGCTTGAAGATCTGTTGTGAATATTTTGAAAATACTTTGAGCATTATATTTTATATGAATACAAAACTTTTATAACTACCTGAAAGATTCCTATGCCTGGATTGCCAAGAAAGAATGCCATACATCCTACATACAAAGTTGAACAATAAAAGCTGCATTTAAGAATGTTAGGTAGGTGGCAGCAAAGCATCTTAAATATTGGAATCCTTTTCATCTTAACTTGTTATGAGCATAGTTcacaaaacattaccataaatactgaaaaaaaaagtgaatctcTAGTTTTGTATTTGACCACAAATTAAGTGAGACCTGGCCCTCACCAGTGGGTTGGCATAAACAAGATCCTAAGTTTtctctttgtatatatatttttattttttatttattttttcattataattatcaAAGTGAAGCCAGTCAtgttaaatatgtaaataaattattgttaaatgcCACATGAATCTACAGTTCCATATTTTTTGACTTATCTCCTGAAATAGTTTTACATATGTGCAGCTAATAATAGGACAAAAGCAATAGCACTCTCCTTATGCAGGCAAGTCATAAATTGATGAAAGGTGTTTAGTGAGACAGATTGATCCTTTACAAATGACTAACATTCAGGATGTTAATTGGTTATTCATAACTTTTATTTAGAAATAACAAATTgcatttccttctcctatttaaattttttgtgtTAGGTAACATGGTTATCTATTTCTGATGCTATTTTCTTATACCTTGTACTTTCCAAGAATCCTAAACTCCTGGGAAATGTATTTGCATCATTTTCTATACTGTATCATATTTTTTATACAAGTGGTAATGTGTTTGTTATCTTTAAGCAATCTTCCAGGAAATGCAAAGTTCCATGTGGCATGTATTTTCTTAAACTGATAGACATGCAATTCGACAAAAAATGAAGACTATCCCTTTTTATACAGACAGCTGAAGTGACATTTTGTACTTCTGTCCTCCCAGCTTGATTTGACTTCATTCTTTTAACAAGTAGAGTGAATTCTGTAAATGCAGCAGACATTTCAGTTGAGCTCTGAATTAGTCATGTGAATTTGGTATATATAATGTATCATACATCATTACAGTAAGTGGAGAATGTGTGACATCATCCTTCTTATCTGGCACTTATTAATGTGTCCTGTACCAAAGAACTGTGAAAATGCATGATTGTTGTTTTTCCCCATTCACTTGATTTGTTCCTTGTGTGGATATGATGGATTAGCAAATTGAAGTACTGGACCCTACTAGCCTCTCTAATGCCTTTCCCTCTAGAACACCATCTTGTTGCCAAGTGACACCTACCTGCACTTTTCTGTACCATCTTGCATTAGATAAATTTCTTCAAGTTAATATACTCCATTTACCTGGAAGCAGTCAAGGTAATGGGAGAGCTATATGAGGGTTTTGTCAGGGAGGGGTGATGGTAGTTATTAGTAAGAGTGCAAAGCTCAGGACTGGGAGAAGCAAGAAATCAGCGTGAAATTCAAGAGCTGAAATGACTATGTTCAAGGTTTGGTGCTCATGAGCCATGTAGTAACAACTATGAGgttaaaaatttgttttgacattgttagcaaaaaaaaaaatttaataactATCACTGTCATTAGCTGCAATACAATTATACTgcctttttttgtgttcatgTAATCTTTCTTGACAATCTGATATTCACCATAATATTTTTGTACTTACAAGTGCACCTGTGAGGATGAAAGCTGgaactgtctgtcaacactaagGCCTTAACTCACAGGCATTGGGTTCTCTGGTgctgcaaataaaaaaaatgaataaataaaagaactaaGAACCATTCTGTCATTGTTAGAGATAATTtgttatatctttttatttgtaaATATTCTTCATCTATATTAACTTATTTTCTATATTCCTGCATCAAGACCTGATAACAGAATTGATTCATCCCAGCTACTCTGGCATGATTCACAATTGCTTTCCATTTAGACGTATTATGTGCACACATTCTTGcttggttctcaaacagtgCTAAGATTTTTTCatataataacagcagcaaaaaattcttacttCTTACTTCCATTTTTCCAGGATCACTCATATATGTTCACTTTActtacatctttcttttttactttgtgTGCAAGATCAGTGAAGTGTGAGCCTGATAGTCCCATGACTAGTGCTGCACAAAGAAAATTTTAGCAGCTCTGCTTAATGATCAGTGTTACACAAAACTCTTCTGGCTCAACCTTGATTCTGTCTGGGCATAACTGATGTGATTCACAAAATATCTTTGCATATGCAGAATGGGAAAATCATATAAGTGAAAGTGGGCTACAACTTACTGTGAAAATCTATATGAATCAGGCATCCAACCAACCATAATGGATTGGCTGCTGACAGTGGATTAGGAGGATTATGGAGGCTTATGTTGATACTCATCATGAATTAATCCTGATGGTATAATTATTAAAGACAGCAGGGCAGAGGATTTGGAGAGATGAGAGTAAATTCTGTTGGGGTGGCTTGTTGATAGTAATTACTtcaaatgtaaagaaaaaactgTACCTTTAAACTTTCTTGGGGTTCACAGATAGCTGCCCTTTAAGCAACATACATACCTTCAGAAATGTGTAGTTCAGCAAGGAATTTTGGTGCCATAAATTACAACTGATGTCAAGTGTTAGGTATCCAAGTACCTTTaccatcttctctcctttgtcaCACGTTCTTCCTGCTCCTGTAATGAAAATCATATCTGAAAATTTACTGATGAGACATTTtttaaagaataagaaatttCAAAGTATGGGAGAGTATATTAGCTTTATTTTGAATATGATGaattacaaaagaagaaagccttattgtaattttcatttcattttaaaatttgaaaagacaatatttatttacttaggctatcattttttttactacaaaataTTTAAAGTCTATCATTTTGTagtaagaaaaatgataaagtcTTCTCTTTATTGGCATGTGTTAATAATGAATTGATCTGATTTTCAACATAATTTTTATTACTACAAAATGTTTAAAGTCTTCTCTTTATTGGCATGTGTTAATAATTAATTTGATCTGATTTTCAACATAAGTGTTATTGGAGTTAAGTGAGGAAGTTAGAGTTTGTTAGCCATGAATTATATAACAATGGTCTGAATCCTGGGTTTCATCTGACCAGTTTTATAACATCAGGATTATTTGTAATTTAGTTCTTCAGTCTGGAAATGCATTGTCAAAGCTGTTGAAACTAATTTACTATTTTTAGATGAATGATGTTACAGGAAGTGTTTTTGTATAAGACAATGAAATTGAGAATAATGTTCTTACCAGTGCATGAAATATTTAAGAGACTATGAGACCTCCAACCACTGGTCTGTTGCAGCTGCAAAGTTCCAGCATAACTAAAAGCAGCTAAAACAGCAGCATAAGAttcagtaaagaagaaaatcatcATTCAAATTTCACGCACCATTGTGTTGGCTACGTTGtcaggaaataaatgaaaatatattttccatataaaaaatactttgtgagaattaaattaaattatcaCACAGCCTTTTAAAAAACTTGGTTGAGGAAAGAGGGCATTTTATAGAATATGCTAAATTATTGGGGGGAGGGTTacagtaaaaaagaaacaatctAAAGGATAAAGAAGTGGCATCAAATAATTTTGTCAAGTACCTGAATTTTATTGATTCGTACATTACTTGgtaccattattttttatttttcatatgttgttgttgttaactgCACAATAAAGACACTTAAAGATGGTTAATCTTAGGTTACTTGGACAATACTGAAAGAATTACCTATGTATGGCAAACTAGGTATATAGTGTTTCTATATTTCACATTAAGTAAAATTTATATTGTTTGGGACATGTATGTATTTTCACTGTTAAGAAATGATACTGAAAACTGTATTGAATAATTAATAATTGTTAATAGATTACTATCATCAACTGATTTATGGAGGTTTTTCTGTTTAAAGTGTGTAAAAGTAGACCAAAGAATTTAACATTATAGTGTGTTGCCTTTTATAATTCTTGCACATGATGCAGTGGAAGATCTTTAATTTCAATAAATATTCAGATAGAATGTAACAGCAAAAAGATGTCCTAACATGAAAATGAGGTACCTATCAAAAGACAGTAGTGATATGTAATGCAACAAAGTAAAGCAGCTTCAAGGTTTGGATGGGACTTTGATGCAGTACACTTCAAATTACCAAAATATTTTAATTTCAAAATATTGCAGAATTCCGGCTTTCCATACCAAAAACTGACTTCACAGTGTGTTTCCtatatataatttgtattttatttctgttttatcaTGCACTTACAAGGTGGGATCTTGAAGAATACTTTCCTAAACCATTCTGATGTATAGAATTCCCTTGGAAGATAATACCCTGCTCTTTTATTTTGTCCCTTTTAGTCAGTCTGTACAACAGGTATTAGTCAGTCTCAACAACAGGTAGGGAATACAAGGACAATATAAGAACTTCACACCTCAGTGACTTCCTAAAATGAGCGAGTGTTAACATGTAATTGTTTTTGTACCAAATAAATCATTGATGCCACTTCAACCAtcgtagtaataataaatggcAATAAACAAATACAGATTGACTTAAATATATGCATACTGAAAAATCCAAGTACTACATATACGCAGTGATGTATTAGTTTAAGAATTTATGAGAGGAAGCTAAACCCAGTATGAAAAAAGAATTAATACTTGTCTTACTGTGCTATTTGTTCTTGAATTTACAGTTACATATGTTGATGAGATAAACAATTTTTAGGCACTTGCTGGGACCAACATACTGGCTGGCAGAAAAGTACAACTACAACCTGTGTCATTG contains:
- the LOC135107878 gene encoding protein LSM12-like isoform X2, translating into MAESNECFNIGSTVTCKTCFNEDLQGEVLAFDPHVKLLTLKSPSSNGRSATYDIHMVNLSYVSQVTVMREAAGSPLPSLPSLNLSKLSNRAKKSIDEKQRLIEAMQSGVSPIGQKLFLHIRKTMEEVKWAGVSILVMGQVIISPPYQIENVKEQKEGKESNSKTLPYVKKLVDKFHQDQQSLSLNNGTSATPVVAEVQPVSQ
- the LOC135107878 gene encoding protein LSM12-like isoform X1; the encoded protein is MAESNECFNIGSTVTCKTCFNEDLQGEVLAFDPHVKLLTLKSPSSNGRSATYDIHMVNLSYVSQVTVMREAAGSPLPSLPSLNLSKISGKAVHLSMGRSPSMPSNRAKKSIDEKQRLIEAMQSGVSPIGQKLFLHIRKTMEEVKWAGVSILVMGQVIISPPYQIENVKEQKEGKESNSKTLPYVKKLVDKFHQDQQSLSLNNGTSATPVVAEVQPVSQ